Proteins encoded within one genomic window of Micromonospora halotolerans:
- a CDS encoding UDP-N-acetylmuramoyl-tripeptide--D-alanyl-D-alanine ligase: MIPLTLAEVAAAVDGRLVAADPDTRVTGSVEFDSRKVTPGGLFVAFPGEKVDGHDYAAGAVSSGAVAVLGTREVPGVPMVLVGDALDAMGRLARAVVDRLPGLTVIGLTGSSGKTTTKDLIAQLAVRLGPTVAPPGSFNNELGHPYTALQAGPETRYLVMEKGARGVGHIRYLCDVVPPRISVVLNVGVAHIGEFGSVETIALAKGELVEALPADGLAVLNADDPRVDAMAARTGARVVRYGESERADVRAVDVTLDGRGRASYTLVTPEGSAPVRLGLTGRHQVSNSLAAAAVARELGLPLAELAVALGELGLVSTRRMDVFERPDGVTVIDDSYNANPASTGVALRALASMRGTGRTVAVLGYMAELGDFEREGHQQVGRLAAELGVDRLLVVGESAAPIHEGATAVSNWGGESVLLTDQAAAVEVLRSELRPGDVVLVKGSRYRTWEVADALRADAGEGSAA; this comes from the coding sequence ATGATTCCGCTGACCCTGGCCGAGGTGGCGGCCGCGGTCGACGGCCGGCTCGTCGCCGCCGACCCGGACACCCGGGTGACCGGCTCGGTGGAGTTCGACTCCCGCAAGGTCACCCCCGGCGGCCTCTTCGTCGCCTTCCCGGGCGAGAAGGTGGACGGGCACGACTACGCGGCCGGCGCGGTCTCCTCCGGCGCGGTGGCCGTGCTCGGCACCCGCGAGGTGCCCGGCGTGCCGATGGTGCTGGTCGGCGACGCGCTCGACGCCATGGGGCGGCTGGCCCGCGCGGTGGTCGACCGGCTGCCCGGCCTGACCGTCATCGGGCTGACCGGTTCCTCCGGCAAGACCACCACCAAGGACCTGATCGCCCAGCTGGCCGTCCGGCTCGGCCCGACCGTGGCGCCGCCCGGCTCGTTCAACAACGAGCTGGGGCACCCGTACACGGCGTTGCAGGCCGGCCCGGAGACCCGCTACCTCGTGATGGAGAAGGGCGCCCGGGGGGTGGGTCACATCCGCTACCTGTGTGACGTGGTGCCGCCGCGGATCTCGGTGGTGCTCAACGTCGGGGTGGCGCACATCGGCGAGTTCGGCTCGGTGGAGACCATCGCGCTCGCCAAGGGGGAGCTGGTCGAGGCGCTGCCCGCCGACGGGCTGGCCGTGCTCAACGCCGACGACCCGCGGGTCGACGCCATGGCGGCGCGCACCGGGGCCCGGGTGGTCCGCTACGGCGAGTCCGAGCGGGCCGACGTGCGGGCGGTCGACGTGACGCTGGACGGGCGGGGCCGGGCGTCGTACACCCTCGTCACGCCCGAGGGGAGCGCTCCGGTGCGGCTCGGGCTGACCGGCCGGCACCAGGTGTCCAACTCGCTGGCCGCCGCGGCGGTCGCCCGCGAGCTGGGCCTGCCCCTGGCGGAGCTGGCGGTGGCCCTGGGCGAGCTGGGCCTGGTCTCCACCCGCCGGATGGACGTGTTCGAGCGTCCCGACGGGGTGACCGTGATCGACGACTCGTACAACGCCAACCCGGCCTCCACCGGCGTGGCGCTGCGGGCGCTGGCGAGCATGCGCGGTACGGGGCGTACCGTCGCGGTGCTCGGCTACATGGCCGAGTTGGGCGACTTCGAACGGGAGGGGCACCAGCAGGTCGGCCGCCTGGCGGCCGAACTGGGGGTCGACCGGCTGCTCGTGGTGGGCGAGTCGGCGGCGCCGATCCACGAAGGCGCGACAGCGGTAAGCAACTGGGGAGGAGAGTCGGTGCTGCTCACCGATCAGGCGGCGGCCGTCGAGGTGCTGCGGAGCGAGCTACGTCCGGGTGACGTGGTGCTGGTGAAGGGCTCCCGGTACCGCACCTGGGAGGTGGCCGACGCGCTGCGCGCGGACGCCGGGGAAGGTTCGGCCGCATGA
- the mraY gene encoding phospho-N-acetylmuramoyl-pentapeptide-transferase: MRAVIVAIGVAFLISLFCTPIAIKVFTRLKAGQPIRAEGPAMHQGKKGTPTMGGVVFILATVIAYVAGHLALTTLPDAQIAQVEPTITALVLLGLMVFSGAVGFIDDFLKVRKRHSGGLNKRGKLAGQILVGAIFGVVALYFPSSMTDVRGNATNTETVGSTMLSFIRDIPALEIGKIGAVIVIILVVMAATNGVNLTDGLDGLATGASVMVLAAYALIAFWQYRHWCADPNYPAGAYCYTVRDPLEIALIAGAAAGACVGFLWWNTSPARIFMGDTGALGLGGLIAGMAMSTRTILLLPIIGGLFVIITMSVVIQIISFRTTGKRVFRMSPLQHHFELAGWSEVNIVVRFWIIAGIGVAIALGLFYSEFLAAMS, from the coding sequence ATGAGGGCGGTGATCGTCGCCATCGGGGTCGCCTTCCTCATCTCGCTCTTCTGCACCCCGATCGCGATCAAGGTGTTCACCCGGCTCAAGGCGGGCCAGCCGATCCGGGCCGAGGGCCCGGCCATGCACCAGGGCAAGAAGGGCACGCCCACCATGGGCGGCGTGGTCTTCATCCTGGCCACGGTGATCGCGTACGTCGCCGGCCACCTGGCCCTGACCACCCTGCCGGACGCGCAGATCGCCCAGGTCGAGCCGACCATCACGGCGCTGGTGCTGCTGGGGCTCATGGTGTTCTCCGGCGCGGTCGGCTTCATCGACGACTTCCTGAAGGTCCGCAAGCGGCACAGCGGCGGCCTCAACAAGCGCGGGAAGCTCGCCGGCCAGATCCTGGTCGGCGCGATCTTCGGCGTGGTGGCGCTCTACTTCCCGAGCAGCATGACCGACGTCCGCGGCAACGCGACCAACACGGAGACCGTCGGCAGCACCATGCTGAGCTTCATCCGGGACATCCCGGCCCTGGAGATCGGCAAGATCGGCGCGGTCATCGTGATCATCCTGGTGGTGATGGCGGCGACCAACGGGGTGAACCTCACCGACGGCCTCGACGGCCTGGCCACCGGCGCCTCGGTGATGGTTCTCGCCGCGTACGCACTGATCGCCTTCTGGCAGTACCGGCACTGGTGCGCCGACCCGAACTACCCCGCCGGGGCGTACTGCTACACGGTCCGGGACCCGCTGGAGATCGCCTTGATCGCGGGCGCGGCGGCCGGGGCCTGCGTCGGCTTCCTGTGGTGGAACACCTCGCCGGCCCGGATCTTCATGGGCGACACCGGCGCTCTGGGCCTGGGCGGGCTGATCGCCGGCATGGCGATGTCCACCCGGACCATCCTGCTGCTGCCGATCATCGGCGGTCTCTTCGTGATCATCACGATGTCCGTGGTGATCCAGATCATCTCGTTCCGCACCACCGGCAAACGGGTGTTCCGGATGTCACCGCTCCAGCACCACTTCGAGCTGGCCGGGTGGAGCGAGGTCAACATCGTGGTCCGGTTCTGGATCATCGCCGGCATCGGCGTGGCCATCGCGCTGGGCCTGTTCTACAGCGAGTTCCTCGCCGCGATGAGCTGA
- a CDS encoding FtsW/RodA/SpoVE family cell cycle protein, with translation MDAAGGLAALRGLLARPLASYYLLLSSAGLLLLIGLTMVFSATSVKDYAEEGNATASLVKQTIFAVIGIVAFWACQRLPGRTFRAVARPFLGVAVVLLLVLNLLVALEALFRVTSLGPLKAELLWLYVGPISVQPVEVAKFALVLWGAHVLARKGAALGWWKELATPLFPVVGLLFVLVGYNDLGSMLCLLALVVGMLWAAGVRMRVFAALSAVGLAGVGLLVAAASLGAGSGSRDADNYRLGRLTSFLHPPDPKTCFDEQLPNCYQLVQARFALENGGWFGVGLGKSSAKFGWLPEAHNDFIFAVIAEELGVVGCTVVLVLFAVLAYSGLRIARRVEDPFRRLAAAGVTAWLVGQAVINIGGVTGLLPLTGVPLPFISDGGSALVVTLAAVGMLASFARAEPDAARALHARPPARWVRLVWAPLPPLPGRRRPASPPADRGSVPRSRPRRQDDQAAARGVRSDRTRAGTASERRR, from the coding sequence CTGGACGCGGCCGGCGGGCTGGCCGCGCTGCGCGGCCTGCTGGCCCGGCCGCTGGCCTCCTACTACCTGCTGCTCTCCAGCGCCGGCCTGCTGCTGCTGATCGGCCTCACCATGGTCTTCTCCGCGACCAGCGTGAAGGACTACGCCGAGGAGGGGAACGCCACGGCGTCCCTGGTCAAGCAGACGATCTTCGCGGTGATCGGGATCGTCGCCTTCTGGGCCTGCCAACGGCTGCCCGGCCGGACGTTCCGGGCGGTGGCCCGGCCCTTCCTCGGCGTGGCCGTGGTGCTCCTGCTGGTCCTCAACCTGCTGGTCGCGCTGGAGGCGCTGTTCCGCGTCACGTCGCTCGGCCCGCTCAAGGCCGAGCTGCTCTGGCTCTACGTCGGCCCGATCTCGGTGCAGCCCGTCGAGGTGGCGAAGTTCGCGCTGGTGCTCTGGGGCGCCCACGTGCTGGCCCGCAAGGGCGCCGCGCTCGGCTGGTGGAAGGAGCTGGCCACCCCGCTGTTCCCGGTGGTCGGCCTGCTCTTCGTGCTGGTCGGCTACAACGACCTGGGCAGCATGCTCTGCCTGCTCGCCCTGGTGGTCGGGATGCTCTGGGCGGCCGGGGTGCGGATGCGGGTGTTCGCCGCCCTCTCCGCGGTCGGCCTGGCCGGCGTCGGCCTGCTGGTCGCCGCCGCGTCGCTCGGCGCCGGCTCCGGGTCCCGGGACGCCGACAACTACCGGCTGGGGCGGCTCACCTCGTTCCTCCACCCGCCCGACCCGAAGACCTGCTTCGACGAGCAGCTGCCGAACTGCTACCAGCTCGTCCAGGCCCGCTTCGCGCTGGAGAACGGCGGCTGGTTCGGCGTCGGACTCGGCAAGAGCAGCGCCAAGTTCGGCTGGCTGCCCGAGGCGCACAACGACTTCATCTTCGCGGTGATCGCCGAGGAGCTGGGCGTGGTCGGCTGCACCGTGGTGCTGGTGCTCTTCGCCGTGCTCGCCTACTCCGGGCTGCGGATCGCCCGCCGGGTGGAGGACCCGTTCCGCCGGCTCGCCGCCGCCGGGGTCACCGCCTGGCTGGTCGGCCAGGCCGTCATCAACATCGGCGGGGTCACCGGGCTGCTGCCGCTCACCGGCGTACCCCTGCCCTTCATCTCCGACGGCGGCAGCGCCCTCGTGGTGACGCTGGCCGCGGTCGGGATGCTCGCCTCCTTCGCCCGGGCCGAGCCGGACGCGGCCCGGGCCCTGCATGCCCGTCCGCCGGCCCGGTGGGTCCGACTAGTGTGGGCCCCGTTGCCGCCGCTTCCCGGCCGGCGCCGCCCGGCGTCGCCACCGGCGGACCGAGGGTCCGTGCCCCGGTCCCGCCCGCGACGGCAGGACGACCAGGCCGCGGCCCGCGGCGTCCGGTCCGACCGGACGCGCGCCGGCACGGCGAGCGAGAGGAGACGCTGA
- the murG gene encoding undecaprenyldiphospho-muramoylpentapeptide beta-N-acetylglucosaminyltransferase → MGPLRSVVLCGGGTGGHIYPLLAFADCLRRHDPSVRITCLGTPKGLENELIPPAGYDLRQIPAYQLPRSVNMSLVRTPDRMWKAARAAGKVLDEVRADVVIGFGGYVSVPGYLAAWRRELPIVIHEVNVPPGVANRLGMKFTKNVAVGFPHQPAQAESLRDARVVGVPLRRGIAGLDRAAVRNAARAHFGLRPDLPVLFVAGGSQGARSINLAVSGAAKELARNGVQVLHVIGARNEPVSVPTDLPVPYVTLPYLSEMELGYAAADLMLGRGGAMTCAEVAAIGLPTIYVPYPHSNQEQKRNALPVVEAGGGLLVDDAEVTPAWVERTVIPLVRDPQRLAAMGAAAAAYGRRDGDVALLNFVYEAVSR, encoded by the coding sequence ATGGGTCCGCTGCGTTCGGTGGTGCTCTGCGGGGGCGGTACGGGTGGGCACATCTACCCACTGCTCGCCTTCGCCGACTGCCTGCGCCGACACGACCCGAGCGTCCGGATCACCTGCCTCGGCACACCGAAAGGGCTGGAGAACGAGCTGATCCCGCCGGCCGGCTACGACCTGCGCCAGATCCCGGCCTACCAGCTGCCCCGCTCGGTCAACATGAGCCTGGTGCGCACGCCGGACCGGATGTGGAAGGCGGCCCGCGCGGCGGGCAAGGTGCTCGACGAGGTGCGGGCCGACGTCGTGATCGGCTTCGGCGGGTACGTCTCGGTCCCCGGCTACCTGGCCGCGTGGCGGCGCGAGCTGCCCATCGTCATCCATGAGGTGAACGTGCCGCCGGGCGTGGCCAACCGGCTCGGGATGAAGTTCACCAAGAACGTCGCGGTCGGCTTCCCGCACCAGCCGGCGCAGGCCGAGTCGCTGCGCGACGCCCGGGTGGTCGGGGTGCCGCTGCGCCGGGGCATCGCCGGGCTGGACCGGGCCGCCGTGCGCAACGCCGCCCGCGCCCACTTCGGGCTCCGCCCCGACCTGCCCGTGCTCTTCGTGGCCGGCGGCTCGCAGGGCGCCCGCTCGATCAACCTGGCGGTCTCCGGGGCCGCCAAGGAGCTGGCCCGCAACGGCGTGCAGGTGCTGCACGTGATCGGCGCCCGCAACGAGCCGGTCTCCGTCCCCACCGACCTGCCGGTGCCGTACGTGACCCTGCCCTACCTGTCCGAGATGGAGCTGGGCTACGCGGCCGCCGACCTGATGCTGGGCCGGGGCGGCGCCATGACCTGCGCCGAGGTGGCCGCCATCGGCCTGCCCACCATCTACGTGCCGTACCCGCACAGCAACCAGGAACAGAAGCGCAACGCCCTGCCCGTGGTGGAGGCCGGCGGCGGGCTGCTCGTCGACGACGCCGAGGTCACCCCGGCCTGGGTGGAGCGCACGGTGATCCCGCTGGTCCGCGACCCGCAGCGGCTCGCCGCGATGGGCGCCGCCGCGGCCGCGTACGGCCGGCGCGACGGCGACGTGGCCCTGCTGAACTTCGTCTACGAGGCGGTGTCCCGCTGA
- the murC gene encoding UDP-N-acetylmuramate--L-alanine ligase, with protein sequence MNTAQFTPAGTMTAEDLGRIHLIGVGGVGMSGLARLFLTRGLPVSGSELREWPSLAGLRALGGTIHMSHEATNLDGVDTVVYSSAIPQDHLEMVEARRRGLRVLHRSEALAAAMTGRRTVAVAGTHGKTTTTSMVTMVLQQAGADPSFVIGGEISEVGSGAHHGTGEYFVVEADESDRSFLIYRPYVSIITNVEADHLNTYGDLANLEATFAEFARLTDPEGFIVTCADDPGGRRLAETLRAEGRRVWTYGESADADLKLSEMASSAQGVRYLAEIEGRSLGEIRLPVPGRHMGLNSASAVLAAYLLELPITAAEAALGAFPGVRRRFERKGVADGVLVYDEYAYHPTSMTLALQTLREVAGEGRLIVVFQPYRLYRTRDLQAEIAAALGIADELVLLEVFGPGELRQPGEGSAALLQVVPLPADRKVFVEAWDDVPAEVARRARPGDVVVTMGAPPISLMGDQLLDALLARSADAAAIGTGVDPDGAAATAG encoded by the coding sequence ATGAACACCGCGCAGTTCACCCCCGCCGGCACGATGACCGCGGAGGACCTGGGCCGGATCCACCTGATCGGGGTGGGCGGCGTCGGCATGAGCGGCCTGGCCCGGCTCTTCCTCACCCGGGGCCTGCCGGTCTCCGGCAGCGAGCTGCGGGAGTGGCCCTCCCTGGCCGGCCTGCGGGCGCTGGGCGGCACCATCCACATGAGCCACGAGGCGACCAACCTCGACGGCGTGGACACGGTGGTCTACTCCTCGGCCATCCCGCAGGACCACCTGGAGATGGTCGAGGCGCGCCGGCGCGGGCTGCGGGTGCTGCACCGCTCCGAGGCCCTGGCCGCCGCGATGACCGGCCGCCGGACCGTGGCGGTCGCCGGCACCCACGGCAAGACCACCACGACCTCGATGGTCACCATGGTGCTCCAGCAGGCCGGCGCCGACCCGTCCTTCGTGATCGGTGGCGAGATCTCCGAGGTCGGCTCGGGCGCGCACCACGGCACGGGTGAGTACTTCGTGGTCGAGGCGGACGAGAGCGACCGCTCGTTCCTCATCTACCGCCCGTACGTGTCGATCATCACGAACGTCGAGGCGGACCACCTCAACACCTACGGCGACCTGGCCAACCTGGAGGCGACCTTCGCCGAGTTCGCCCGGCTCACCGACCCGGAGGGCTTCATCGTCACCTGCGCCGACGACCCGGGCGGGCGGCGGCTGGCCGAGACGCTGCGGGCCGAGGGGCGCCGGGTCTGGACGTACGGCGAGTCCGCCGACGCCGACCTGAAGCTCAGCGAGATGGCCTCCTCGGCGCAGGGGGTGCGCTACCTGGCCGAGATCGAGGGCCGGTCGCTGGGCGAGATCCGGCTCCCGGTGCCGGGCCGGCACATGGGACTCAACAGCGCCTCCGCGGTGCTCGCCGCGTACCTGCTGGAGCTGCCGATCACGGCGGCGGAGGCCGCGCTCGGCGCGTTCCCCGGCGTGCGGCGGCGCTTCGAGCGCAAGGGCGTCGCCGACGGCGTGCTGGTCTACGACGAGTACGCCTACCACCCGACCTCCATGACGCTGGCCCTGCAGACGCTGCGGGAGGTGGCCGGCGAGGGCCGGCTCATCGTGGTGTTCCAGCCCTACCGGCTGTACCGCACCCGCGACCTCCAGGCGGAGATCGCCGCCGCTCTCGGCATCGCCGACGAGCTGGTGCTGCTGGAGGTCTTCGGCCCAGGCGAGCTGCGCCAGCCCGGCGAGGGCTCGGCCGCGCTGCTGCAGGTGGTGCCGCTGCCGGCGGACCGGAAGGTCTTCGTCGAGGCGTGGGACGACGTGCCGGCCGAGGTGGCCCGCCGGGCCCGGCCGGGCGACGTGGTGGTGACCATGGGCGCGCCGCCGATCTCGCTGATGGGCGACCAGCTGCTCGACGCCCTGCTGGCCCGGAGCGCTGACGCCGCGGCGATCGGCACCGGCGTCGACCCGGACGGCGCGGCGGCCACGGCCGGATGA
- a CDS encoding cell division protein FtsQ/DivIB, translating into MSPGPARGRTPGQDGGAGRRSPARRWQLVRASADAVPPSTRRFMARARQRRMRAALPWAVAAAVLAIAGLVAWTVLGTGLFGVREVRVVGATLVTPVEVRDAAAVPDDAPLARVDLAATARRVGTLAAVERATVERDWPGALVIRVVERSPVAAVPQGERWAVVDRAGVVFQNLDQAPAGLPVVRVGRPAPDDPGTRAGLAVLAALSPQLRAELVAVDVAGLARITLLLREDRKVVWGDATRSGDKSKVATALLGRKADTIDVSAPDVVTFQ; encoded by the coding sequence ATGAGCCCCGGCCCGGCCCGTGGCCGCACCCCCGGCCAGGACGGCGGGGCCGGCCGGCGCAGCCCGGCCCGCCGGTGGCAGCTGGTCCGGGCGAGCGCGGACGCCGTACCCCCGTCCACCCGGCGTTTCATGGCCCGGGCCCGGCAGCGGCGGATGCGCGCGGCGCTGCCCTGGGCGGTCGCCGCCGCCGTGCTGGCGATCGCCGGGCTGGTCGCCTGGACCGTGCTGGGCACCGGCCTGTTCGGTGTCCGGGAGGTACGGGTGGTCGGCGCGACGCTGGTCACCCCGGTCGAGGTGCGCGACGCCGCGGCCGTGCCGGACGACGCTCCGCTGGCCCGGGTGGACCTGGCCGCGACCGCCCGCCGGGTGGGCACGCTCGCCGCGGTGGAGCGGGCCACGGTGGAGCGGGACTGGCCGGGCGCCCTGGTGATCCGGGTGGTGGAGCGGTCCCCGGTGGCCGCGGTGCCGCAGGGCGAGCGCTGGGCGGTCGTGGACCGGGCCGGCGTGGTCTTCCAGAACCTGGACCAGGCGCCCGCCGGGCTGCCGGTCGTCCGGGTCGGCAGGCCGGCTCCCGACGATCCCGGCACCCGCGCCGGGCTGGCCGTGCTCGCCGCGCTCAGCCCGCAGCTGCGCGCCGAGCTGGTCGCGGTGGACGTGGCCGGGCTGGCCCGGATCACCCTGCTGCTGCGCGAGGACCGGAAGGTGGTCTGGGGCGACGCGACCCGCAGCGGGGACAAGTCCAAGGTGGCCACCGCCCTGCTGGGTCGGAAGGCCGACACGATCGACGTCAGCGCTCCGGACGTGGTCACCTTCCAGTGA